The Trachemys scripta elegans isolate TJP31775 chromosome 21, CAS_Tse_1.0, whole genome shotgun sequence genome has a segment encoding these proteins:
- the LOC117868629 gene encoding transmembrane protein 45B-like has translation MSSFKGNALRGTFFLVFGLGWSVKYPLKYLSRTPNADSQASRWIQKLDILEGAAKAFLAVAGMLAEQFVPDGPHMGLYSGETYSWEKLTNWQYTTMYLFYGLSGIVDVLSYSPLKLSLGLDRLLLSVAMFTEGFLFCFHDYNNTALDQHLHSLLLIAIFGGALCALMEVFLRDHTILEFFRTSFFILQGSWFWQIGFVLSPPWGGPGWDQTDRGNFKFLTMCFFWHYAAALLVTAANSVFSYWYRKACQANFGNIDVELDCGFCLRKANQSPEPVLLPEDGLDEK, from the exons ATGTCAAGCTTCAAAGGCAATGCCCTTAGGGGCACTTTCTTCCTGGTCTTCGGGCTCGGTTGGTCTGTGAAATACCCGCTGAAATACCTGAGCCGGACGCCGAATGCAGACAGTCAGGCAAGTCGCTGGATCCAGAAACTGGATATCCTCGAAGGGGCAGCCAAAGCTTTCCTTGCTGTAGCAG GGATGCTGGCTGAGCAGTTCGTCCCCGACGGCCCCCACATGGGTCTCTACAGTGGAGAGACCTACAGCTGGGAGAAGCTGACTAACTGGCAGTACACGACCATGTACCTCTTTTATGGCCTCTCGGGCATTGTGGATGTTCTCTCCTATTCCCCGCTCAAGCTGTCTCTGGGACTGGATCGCCTCTTGCTGTCCGTGGCTATGTTTACTGAAG GTTTCCTGTTCTGTTTCCATGACTACAATAATACCGCTCTGGATCAGCACCTCCACTCCTTGCTGCTCATCGCTATATTTGGTGGAGCCCTTTGCGCCCTGATGGAAGTGTTCCTGCGGGATCACACCATCCTGGAGTTCTTCAGAACCAGTTTCTTCATCCTCCAGGGATCTTGGTTCTGGCAG ATTGGGTTTGTGCTGTCCCCACCCTGGGGAGGGCCAGGCTGGGACCAGACTGACCGTGGAAACTTCAAGTTCCTCACCATGTGCTTCTTCTGGCATTACGCAGCTGCTCTTCTTGTCACAGCAGCCAACTCTGTTTTTTCTTATTG GTACAGAAAGGCATGTCAAGCAAACTTTGGAAATATTGATGTCGAACTCGACTGTGGGTTTTGTTTACGGAAAGCCAACCAAAGCCCTGAACCTGTCCTCCTCCCAGAGGACGGGTTGGATGAAAAGTGA